From Juglans regia cultivar Chandler chromosome 6, Walnut 2.0, whole genome shotgun sequence, the proteins below share one genomic window:
- the LOC109014786 gene encoding BTB/POZ domain-containing protein At4g08455-like: MRCLSCTEKYDVAGTCKECYEELNETEEELKSEIDDLRAKVAFLRFWSPLDHHYPGRPIVPGFTDVALVASSDEPSAGPAVPVPAHKALLVSRSPVFRAMLENEMEESRTGTIKIGDVSYDALRAFVNYLYTAEACLDEQLACDLLVLAEKYQVKHLKTYCEKFLVSKLNWDSSIMSYAFAHQHNAKLMLDSALSLITDNMDKLTTKAEYVDLVEKDPRLVVEIYEAYLSKQVNTAAHKDSSPGL, translated from the exons ATGAGGTGCTTGTCGTGTACGGAGAAGTACGACGTCGCGGGGACGTGCAAGGAGTGCTACGAGGAGTTGAACGAGACGGAGGAGGAGCTGAAGAGTGAGATCGATGACTTGAGAGCCAAGGTTGCTTTCCTCAGATTCTGGTCTCCCCTTGACCACCACTACCCCGGCCGTCCCATTGTTCCCGGCTTCACCGACGTCGCCCTCGTCGCCTCCTCCGATGAGCCCTCTGCCGGACCCGCTGTCCCCGTCCCTGCCCATAAGGCCCTTCTC GTTAGCCGTTCCCCAGTGTTCAGGGCAATGCTCGAGAATGAGATGGAAGAAAGCCGTACTGGCACCATCAAGATTGGTGATGTGTCGTATGATGCCCTTCGTGCCTTTGTCAACTATTTGTACACTGCTGAAGCATGCCTTGATGAGCAATTGGCTTGTGACCTTTTAGTATTGGCTGAAAAATACCAGGTAAAGCATCTCAAGACATATTGTGAGAAGTTCTTGGTGTCAAAACTAAACTGGGACAGTTCTATCATGAGCTATGCCTTTGCACACCAGCACAATGCGAAGCTTATGCTTGATTCGGCTTTATCATTGATCACGGACAACATGGACAAGCTTACTACAAAAGCGGAGTATGTGGACCTCGTGGAGAAGGATCCTCGACTTGTAGTGGAAATCTACGAAGCATATCTCTCCAAACAGGTTAATACTGCTGCTCACAAGGATTCTTCACCCGGGCTATAG
- the LOC109014785 gene encoding probable methyltransferase PMT10 isoform X2, translating to MIRMGIVDETGVMSLDFEVGAIDESVTEEELRSTSGGREEEAEKGGGGGSFKVEKYEVCEQSMSEYVPCMDNVDVNRRLKLSDSVEKYERHCPEERKGLGCLVPRPKGYQVKIPWPRSRDEVWLSNVPRTGLVGNKGSYKWISIRNDKYIFLGGGRADKHLNRILKMVPEIAFGQKTRVALDVESGVADFGAFLMQHNVTALSIAGKDIHENQIHFALERGVPAMVATFATRRLLYPSQAFDFIHCLGCGVNWTLDDGKLLLEANRILRAGGYFVWAEEPVYKHEENLQKQWKEMEDLTTRICWELVKKKGYIAIWKKPLNNSCYINRESGVQPPLCDSNDDPDNVWYVGLKVCITPLSENGYGAHVTTWPARLHYPPDRLQSIEMDAYVSRKEIFMAESKYWNEIIFSYVRGFRWKDFKLRNVMDMRAGYGGFAAALHDHQIDCWVMNVVPVSGPNTLPVIYDRGLIGVRHDWCEPFDTYPRTYDLLHANGLFTVEKKRRKCDISTIMLEMDRILRPNGRVYIRDKVSVIGEVKEIASALGWASALRDTEEGPYSSLIMLICDKRM from the exons GCACGAGCGGTGGGAGAGAGGAGGAGGCGGAGAAGGGTGGCGGCGGTGGCAGCTTTAAGGTTGAGAAGTACGAGGTTTGCGAGCAGAGTATGAGTGAGTATGTTCCGTGTATGGACAATGTGGATGTGAACAGGCGGCTGAAATTGAGTGACAGCGTGGAGAAGTACGAGCGGCATTGCCCGGAGGAAAGGAAGGGGTTGGGTTGCTTGGTGCCGAGGCCGAAGGGTTATCAGGTCAAGATACCTTGGCCGAGGAGTCGAGACGAG GTGTGGTTGAGTAATGTACCACGTACAGGTCTGGTTGGAAATAAAGGTAGCTACAAATGGATATCAATAAGAAATGACAAGTACATTTTTCTGGGAGGTGGCAGGGCAGATAAACACTTGAATCGGATTCTTAAG ATGGTTCCTGAAATTGCTTTTGGCCAAAAGACCCGAGTAGCCTTGGATGTTGAGAGTGGAGTAGCAGATTTTGGTGCCTTTTTGATGCAGCATAATGTGACTGCTCTGTCAATAGCAGGGAAAGATATCCATGAGAACCAGATTCATTTTGCTTTAGAGCGTGGTGTGCCTGCCATGGTAGCAACATTTGCTACTCGGCGTCTATTGTATCCAAGCCAGGCTTTTGACTTCATCCATTGTTTAGGCTGTGGAGTTAATTGGACCCTTGATG ATGGAAAGCTGCTTCTTGAGGCCAACAGGATCCTAAGGGCAGGAGGGTACTTTGTGTGGGCAGAAGAGCCTGTTTATAAACATGAAGAGAACCTACAGAAACAATGGAAAG AAATGGAGGATCTGACTACTCGCATTTGTTGGGAACTAGTAAAGAAGAAGGGATACATTGCTATATGGAAAAAACCTTTGAACAACAGCTGCTATATTAATCGTGAAAGTGGAGTGCAGCCTCCATTATGTGATTCCAATGATGATCCAGACAATGTTTG GTACGTTGGTTTGAAGGTATGCATCACTCCACTATCAGAGAATGGATATGGAGCTCATGTAACTACATGGCCTGCACGCCTTCATTATCCACCAGACAGGCTCCAGAGCATAGAAATGGACGCCTACGTATCCAGAAAGGAAATTTTCATGGCAGAGTCGAAGTATTGGAATGAGATAATATTTAGCTATGTTCGTGGTTTCCGCTGGAAAGACTTCAAACTAAGAAATGTGATGGACATGAGAGCTGGATATGGAGG GTTTGCAGCAGCATTGCATGATCACCAGATTGATTGCTGGGTTATGAACGTTGTTCCTGTTAGTGGGCCCAATACCTTGCCTGTTATCTATGACCGAGGACTTATAGGAGTTAGGCATGACTG GTGCGAGCCATTTGACACTTACCCTAGAACGTATGACCTGTTGCATGCAAATGGTCTCTTCACTGTTGAGAAAAAGAG GCGCAAATGTGATATCTCAACCATCATGCTTGAGATGGATCGAATTCTAAGACCCAACGGGCGTGTTTATATACGTGACAAGGTATCAGTTATTGGGGAAGTGAAAGAAATTGCATCTGCATTGGGATGGGCATCTGCACTACGTGATACTGAAGAGGGGCCTTATTCAAGCTTGATTATGTTAATATGCGATAAACGTATGTGA